One Pagrus major chromosome 11, Pma_NU_1.0 genomic region harbors:
- the sac3d1 gene encoding SAC3 domain-containing protein 1 — MNRRRAPRRISHSQRRDAPTGGYCRQRSQEQWRGQDKAQVREEEDEKRQQQGKETVPRGACHTMCPARELRDREAQNRLHRFEVVAGMEKVRRPRGDPLRAVKEYSRPAAGKDSTNPYDLRPPAVLLKTVCYLIDDIAASPHLHPWTEVYSFVFDRLRGVKQDMIIQRVSGLDCVAILERTVRFLIYASYRLCGEPLRLYDPRINDTHLQENLSWLLDCYATGTGSHPNQEEFQALGLLYNLGSARASQHIMELPERLRSSPAVTLALSINRAFLERNPVRLLRLAQRLNFMQSCALHRHLVACRRDLLLIYSHGYSSRNCRFPLDRLAQLLSLDTLPAAHLCQAYGLEVNQENQVVFSKAGFAEPAQGDLHCNLYHNIVAEKQRDLTIGNIIHGCA; from the exons ATGAACCGCAGGAGAGCTCCTCGACGCAT CTCTCATTCTCAGAGGAGAGATGCACCAACTGGAGGATACTGTAGACAGAGGAGTCAAGAGCAATGGCGAGGCCAAGACAAAGCAcaggtgagagaggaggaggatgagaaacGTCAGCAGCAAGGGAAAGAGACAGTGCCCCGGGGGGCCTGCCATACCATGTGCCCTGCTCGCGAGCTGCGGGACCGTGAGGCACAGAACCGCCTTCACCGTTTTGAGGTGGTGGCGGGCATGGAGAAAGTTCGACGGCCCAGGGGAGACCCCTTGCGTGCAGTCAAAGAGTATTCCAGACCAGCAGCTGGGAAAGACTCGACGAACCCCTATGACCTCCGTCCACCTGCTGTGTTACTGAAAACTGTGTGTTACCTCATTGATGACATCGCTGCCTCCCCTCACCTGCATCCTTGGACTGAG GTGTACAGCTTTGTCTTTGATCGACTGCGTGGAGTGAAGCAGGACATGATCATCCAGAGGGTGTCTGGGTTGGACTGTGTGGCCATTTTGGAGCGGACGGTGCGTTTCCTCATCTATGCCTCTTATCGGCTATGTGGTGAGCCCCTGCGGCTGTACGACCCACGAATCAACGACACACACCTACAAGAGAACCTGAGCTGGCTGTTGGATTGCTACGCAACTGGAACAGGATCACATCCTAACCAGGAAGAGTTCCAGGCTCTTGGTCTCCTATACAACTTAG GTTCAGCTCGAGCCTCGCAGCACATCATGGAGCTCCCTGAGCGGCTCCGCAGCTCCCCTGCCGTCACACTCGCTCTGTCCATCAACAGAGCTTTCCTGGAGCGAAACCCTGTACGTTTGCTCCGATTGGCTCAGAGGTTGAACTTTATGCAGAGCTGTGCTCTACACCGTCACCTGGTGGCCTGCCGCAGAGATTTGCTGCTAATATACAGCCACGGATACAGCAGCCGCAACTGTCGCTTTCCTCTTGACAGACTTGCTCAGCTTTTGTCCTTAGACACTTTGCCCGCAGCCCATCTCTGTCAGGCGTATGGACTGGAGGTGAACCAGGAGAACCAAGTGGTTTTCTCCAAAGCTGGGTTTGCGGAGCCTGCACAAGGAGACCTGCACTGCAATCTGTATCACAACATAGTGGCTGAGAAACAAAGAGACCTCACCATTGGGAACATCATTCACGGTTGCGCTTGA